The Macaca thibetana thibetana isolate TM-01 chromosome 19, ASM2454274v1, whole genome shotgun sequence genome has a segment encoding these proteins:
- the LOC126942841 gene encoding uncharacterized protein LOC126942841 isoform X1, whose translation MDGDPPGSLDCTLGASTGSHRSPPSPVSLPCGTASTWDARLASGGGPRGHCDSSAPTTDQQQDNRQHTDADARAFWGTLICDLPPGTLPCSTDTTDVKMQETGQPRMKGPVHPPLRPGPTFQKTLRRTRLSE comes from the exons ATGGATGGAGACCCTCCAGGCTCCCTCGACTGCACGCTGGGGGCGAGCACAGGCAGCCACAGGAGTCCTCCAAGCCCGGTGAGCCTGCCCTGTGGCACTGCCAGCACTTGGGACGCCAGACTCGCTTCAGGTGGTGGGCCCCGAGGGCACTGTGACAGCTCAGCACCCACCACAGACCAGCAACAGGACAACCGCCAGCACACAGACGCCGATGCAA GAGCTTTCTGGGGGACCCTCATCTGTGACCTGCCTCCAGGGACACTTCCTTGCTCTACAGACACCACTGATGTGAAGATGCAGGAAACAGGACAACCCCGCATGAAAGGTCCTGTCCACCCACCACTGAGGCCTGGCCCGACTTTCCAGAAGACTCTGCGGAGGACACGCCTCTCGGAGTAA
- the LOC126942841 gene encoding uncharacterized protein LOC126942841 isoform X2 has protein sequence MDGDPPGSLDCTLGASTGSHRSPPSPVSLPCGTASTWDARLASGGGPRGHCDSSAPTTDQQQDNRQHTDADANTTDVKMQETGQPRMKGPVHPPLRPGPTFQKTLRRTRLSE, from the exons ATGGATGGAGACCCTCCAGGCTCCCTCGACTGCACGCTGGGGGCGAGCACAGGCAGCCACAGGAGTCCTCCAAGCCCGGTGAGCCTGCCCTGTGGCACTGCCAGCACTTGGGACGCCAGACTCGCTTCAGGTGGTGGGCCCCGAGGGCACTGTGACAGCTCAGCACCCACCACAGACCAGCAACAGGACAACCGCCAGCACACAGACGCCGATGCAA ACACCACTGATGTGAAGATGCAGGAAACAGGACAACCCCGCATGAAAGGTCCTGTCCACCCACCACTGAGGCCTGGCCCGACTTTCCAGAAGACTCTGCGGAGGACACGCCTCTCGGAGTAA